The following coding sequences lie in one Fibrobacterota bacterium genomic window:
- a CDS encoding response regulator transcription factor: MSQNPQGSSTTQEGTTRPDAKILIVEDNPSFRKMVKVVLEEEKFTVIAAEDLNDVLNLAKTHQPNLILMDVVLGEQSGIDLTQKLKAQPYTSSIPVILLSGAQTDEEFQLQGFEEGADDYILKPISNELLVAKVRAVLRRYASAEELADVLQAEGLALDVKARKVLVSGQPIALTRKEFDLLTALLRKRGQVVYTTQLYHTVWGYGASAPVDSHTVKVHVSSLRSKLGPELGKKIVNVPGLGYRFEN; this comes from the coding sequence ATGTCGCAGAACCCCCAAGGAAGCAGCACCACCCAGGAGGGCACCACCCGCCCGGACGCCAAAATCCTGATCGTAGAGGACAATCCTTCTTTCCGTAAGATGGTGAAAGTCGTCCTGGAAGAGGAGAAATTCACGGTGATCGCGGCCGAGGATCTCAACGATGTGCTCAACCTCGCCAAGACCCATCAGCCGAACCTGATCCTCATGGACGTGGTGCTCGGCGAGCAAAGCGGCATCGACCTCACCCAGAAGCTGAAGGCCCAGCCTTATACCAGCTCCATTCCCGTCATCCTGCTCTCGGGCGCGCAGACCGACGAGGAATTCCAATTGCAGGGATTCGAGGAAGGCGCGGACGATTACATCCTGAAGCCGATTTCCAACGAACTGCTGGTCGCCAAGGTGCGCGCCGTGCTGCGCCGCTACGCTTCCGCCGAGGAACTCGCGGACGTGCTGCAAGCCGAGGGCCTGGCATTGGACGTGAAGGCCCGCAAGGTGCTGGTCTCGGGCCAACCCATCGCCCTCACGCGGAAGGAATTCGATCTGCTGACGGCCTTGCTGCGCAAGCGGGGCCAAGTCGTTTACACCACCCAGCTCTACCATACCGTCTGGGGCTACGGCGCCTCCGCCCCCGTCGACTCGCATACGGTCAAGGTCCACGTCTCATCCCTGCGAAGCAAGCTCGGCCCCGAGCTCGGGAAGAAGATCGTGAACGTTCCGGGGTTGGGATATCGCTTCGAGAACTGA
- a CDS encoding ATP-dependent DNA helicase, whose translation ACFENIQGEREIPDHPLVRQTISDCLTEAMDIEALERILADIEAGRLSIEARDLKEPSPLSQEIINARPYAFLDDAPLEERRTRAIQSRRYLDPADAGDLGRLDPRAIEAVRAEAWPQARSADELHDALMLTGFLTEGEIAPWSDPLGILQAESRAACLRTSDGHSLWVAAERFRQALTALPGAEAAWVGPLSPPAGKTWEPEAAMVEILRGRMESLGPVTAARLASDGLPRDRVDYALLALEQEGFVLRGRFTPDAPDIEWCERRLLARIHRYTLAKLRREIEPVSAADYIRFLFSWQGLDTGTPAGGIDLAKPSGPEGVEAVLSRLEGFEAPCAAWESEIFPARLARYEPAWLDLQSLTGDYIWGRVRPGVQPQGVEGRKPGPVKASPIAFLGRERLEAWLATSDGEGRLAPEPESPAALRVLAHLRARGASYWRDLLWETGLTVSEAREAIAELVSLGWLTSDGFRGLRALLAPPDKGPGLERAGRWSLLRVVVGSQAAPEGGGTSLAGPGPSPSGNPVEALARTLLRRYGVLFRKLADRENLAPAWRDLVRALRLMEARGEIRGGRFVEGFYGEQFALPEALAGLRSLRKREKTGAWVTLCAADPANLQGILTPGPRVPATRANRVLFRDGEPIAVLESGELRVLPGHELDNAMALRLKSAS comes from the coding sequence GCCTGCTTCGAGAACATCCAAGGCGAACGCGAGATCCCCGATCACCCCCTGGTGAGGCAAACCATCAGCGACTGCCTTACCGAGGCCATGGACATCGAGGCCTTGGAACGGATCTTGGCCGACATCGAAGCCGGCCGCCTGAGCATCGAGGCCCGCGATCTCAAGGAACCCTCTCCCCTCTCGCAGGAAATCATCAATGCGCGGCCCTACGCCTTCCTGGACGACGCGCCCCTCGAGGAGCGCCGTACCCGCGCCATCCAGAGCCGCCGTTATCTCGATCCGGCGGACGCGGGCGATCTGGGCCGGCTCGATCCCCGCGCCATCGAAGCCGTGCGCGCGGAAGCCTGGCCCCAGGCGCGCAGCGCGGATGAACTGCACGATGCCCTGATGCTCACCGGCTTCCTCACCGAAGGCGAGATCGCGCCCTGGAGCGACCCGCTGGGGATCCTACAGGCCGAGAGCCGCGCGGCTTGCCTGCGTACCTCCGACGGCCATTCCCTCTGGGTTGCCGCCGAGCGCTTCCGGCAAGCCCTCACGGCGCTGCCGGGAGCGGAAGCCGCCTGGGTCGGCCCGCTCTCGCCGCCGGCCGGGAAAACCTGGGAGCCCGAAGCCGCCATGGTCGAAATCCTCCGTGGCCGCATGGAATCCCTCGGCCCGGTCACTGCCGCCCGCCTGGCCTCGGACGGCCTACCGCGCGACCGCGTCGATTACGCCTTGCTGGCCCTGGAACAAGAGGGCTTCGTCCTGCGCGGCCGCTTTACGCCCGATGCCCCTGATATCGAATGGTGCGAACGCCGCCTCCTCGCGCGCATCCACCGTTATACCTTGGCCAAGCTGCGCCGGGAGATCGAACCCGTCTCCGCCGCCGATTACATCCGGTTCCTGTTCTCATGGCAGGGCCTGGATACGGGGACCCCGGCCGGCGGGATCGACCTCGCCAAACCTTCCGGTCCGGAAGGCGTGGAAGCCGTGCTCTCGCGCCTGGAAGGTTTCGAAGCTCCCTGCGCCGCATGGGAAAGCGAAATCTTCCCCGCGCGCTTGGCGCGCTACGAGCCCGCCTGGCTCGATCTGCAATCCCTGACCGGCGATTACATCTGGGGCCGCGTCCGGCCCGGAGTACAGCCGCAAGGCGTGGAAGGCCGCAAGCCGGGGCCGGTGAAAGCCAGCCCAATCGCCTTTCTCGGACGGGAAAGGTTGGAGGCCTGGTTGGCTACCTCGGACGGCGAAGGCCGCCTCGCGCCCGAACCCGAATCCCCCGCGGCCCTGCGCGTCTTGGCCCACCTGCGCGCCCGCGGCGCGTCCTACTGGCGCGATCTCCTATGGGAGACCGGCCTGACCGTTTCCGAAGCCCGCGAAGCCATCGCCGAATTGGTCTCCCTGGGGTGGCTCACGTCGGACGGGTTCCGCGGTCTGCGGGCCCTGCTCGCCCCTCCCGACAAGGGCCCGGGCCTGGAGCGCGCGGGTCGCTGGTCGCTGTTGCGGGTCGTCGTGGGGTCCCAAGCCGCTCCCGAAGGCGGCGGAACGTCTCTCGCCGGCCCTGGGCCTTCTCCTTCCGGAAACCCCGTGGAGGCTCTCGCGCGCACCTTGCTGCGGCGTTACGGGGTCCTGTTCCGCAAGCTGGCCGATCGGGAAAACCTGGCCCCGGCCTGGCGCGACCTGGTGCGGGCGTTGCGCTTGATGGAGGCCCGCGGCGAAATCCGCGGCGGCCGCTTCGTGGAAGGCTTCTACGGCGAGCAGTTCGCCTTGCCCGAAGCTTTGGCCGGCCTGCGCTCATTGCGCAAGCGCGAGAAGACGGGGGCTTGGGTGACCCTCTGCGCCGCCGATCCCGCCAACTTGCAGGGCATCCTCACGCCCGGGCCGCGCGTGCCCGCAACGCGCGCCAACCGCGTCCTTTTCCGGGACGGCGAGCCCATCGCGGTGCTGGAGTCGGGCGAACTGCGCGTGCTTCCCGGCCATGAGCTGGATAACGCGATGGCTTTACGGCTCAAGTCGGCCTCCTGA
- a CDS encoding response regulator, translated as MTGRILVVDDNLANLKLAGDLCECEGYQVDRAQSAEGALEAIARRRPDLILMDLALPGMDGLSLTRALRDRADTRHIPVVALTAFAMKHDEERSRQAGCDAYLAKPIDTRALPELLSRLLARPSLPA; from the coding sequence TTGACCGGCCGCATCCTCGTGGTCGACGACAACTTGGCGAACCTGAAATTGGCCGGCGATCTCTGCGAGTGCGAAGGATATCAAGTGGATCGGGCCCAAAGCGCGGAAGGGGCCTTGGAAGCGATCGCCCGCCGCCGCCCCGATCTGATCCTGATGGACTTGGCCTTACCCGGAATGGATGGGCTATCCCTGACCCGCGCGCTCCGCGACCGCGCCGATACGCGGCACATACCGGTAGTCGCCCTGACGGCTTTCGCGATGAAGCATGATGAGGAAAGGTCCCGCCAGGCCGGCTGCGACGCCTACCTGGCCAAGCCCATCGATACCCGGGCCCTCCCGGAATTGCTCTCCCGCCTGCTGGCGCGGCCGTCTCTCCCGGCCTAA
- a CDS encoding PAS domain S-box protein has protein sequence MLDALTDLAALAARACGVPAVLIRTPDSVFEAMAAFGDVHAADLANRLVIPVTNDPESFGLDTETCELVLLDRSPIALSPEKACLAEGLARQAGALLELGGNPGGSGGESGPETSLVDEQFRDILELVPDAMLVHAQGRILYVNSAMVRLAGAKDASALIGMPVTSLFAPESREAAEGLVEDAYEKGLPTTRRTYKFRRYDGKEIPLELASMALRLESGDCRLVAVRDLTSRVEAAETLRESETRFQAFMDQSPVTAWTKDGDGRFIYANRSMREFLGAPAHGDINAYFDGFPERFRKEMIESDQQVLEGKPVQSIERFPGPDGAMRSWWVNKFPFTGKHGQRLIGGIGLETTEREKAEARTRVFADIFRNIQVGVFVWKLEGPIESASFRLLATNSAAARMTKLSIEDLIGKTMQEAFPGVHRSGLAQSCAQVIATGQSLELGDAPCGGPGSLYTSKVIPLPNDTVAVVFENVTEERKNREVLRQSVERFELIARATNDAVWEWKPAGGETWWNERLYQLFGYPPGTLPGMEAWEARLHPEDRERALASLRQVLEDGAHTWVREYRISRLDGSVAHIYERGYALRDEDGKPMRMLGAMLDISDLKRAEAAVRESENRYRLLFLNNPQSMWLFDPGTLRFLDVNDAALARYGYTRGEFLALSLRDIWVEEDRPKLEPVIEELRRKRSLSGVRRHRLRNGTVVHAEVFYHFIRFPDQDAVIALSNDITDKLEALERLRHSEERYRTLAAISPVGLYRVDLKGRWIFVNEHMCRLLGRKPGELVGSEAPPIMHSDDADWVKEAWYAAQAEKRPFHAEYRVLAKDGRIIWVMGNALADKAPDGTPIGFVGTITDITERKQAEILLACQKRTLALIASGLPLQDVLESLVQSVERESAGGMGAVLLLDDPAGSLAWTASAALPEGFRSRCGPIPLGEAGGPLGLAAERKESIVSADLPPDGTGHQGPAREFGLRACSARPILGSHGELLGVFAFFYGQAGEPPAYDTQLMETASDLAVIAVERHGQEEIARKNQDLQEQNLRILEASRMKSEFLANMSHELRTPLNAIIGFSQLLIDRKVGPMNDKQTEYMGDILDGGMHLLRLINDVLDLAKIEAGKMQLYREEISVAQAMREVCDILLPMALGKNVTVRHQAGPGADEAFLDGRKVRQVLYNLVSNAIKFSKQGGRVEVRSRADGHGGLTLEVADQGIGIHQDDLGKLFQQFQQLDSGSARHYPGTGLGLVITKKLVELHEGTVAVESKPNVGSVFSAHFPLVPGEE, from the coding sequence ATGCTGGACGCGCTTACCGATCTCGCGGCCCTGGCCGCCCGGGCTTGCGGGGTTCCCGCCGTCCTCATCCGCACCCCTGACTCCGTCTTCGAAGCGATGGCCGCATTCGGCGATGTCCATGCGGCGGATCTGGCGAATCGTCTTGTGATTCCCGTAACGAACGATCCTGAATCTTTCGGCTTGGATACCGAAACGTGCGAACTGGTCCTGCTGGATCGCTCCCCCATCGCGCTCTCCCCGGAAAAGGCGTGCCTGGCGGAAGGACTTGCCCGGCAGGCCGGGGCCTTGCTGGAACTGGGCGGAAACCCCGGCGGATCGGGCGGGGAATCCGGGCCGGAAACTTCGCTCGTCGACGAGCAGTTCCGCGACATCCTGGAGCTCGTCCCGGATGCCATGTTAGTGCACGCCCAGGGCCGCATCCTCTACGTGAATTCGGCCATGGTCCGCCTCGCCGGCGCCAAGGATGCGTCTGCCTTGATCGGAATGCCGGTCACCAGCCTCTTCGCCCCGGAATCCCGCGAAGCCGCCGAGGGCCTCGTCGAGGACGCTTACGAAAAGGGGCTGCCGACCACCCGGCGTACCTACAAATTCCGGCGGTACGACGGGAAGGAAATCCCCTTGGAACTGGCCTCTATGGCCCTCCGCCTGGAAAGCGGCGATTGCCGCCTGGTGGCGGTCCGGGACTTGACCAGCCGCGTGGAAGCCGCCGAAACGCTACGGGAAAGCGAAACGCGCTTCCAGGCTTTCATGGACCAAAGCCCCGTGACGGCCTGGACCAAGGACGGGGACGGGCGCTTCATTTACGCCAATCGCAGTATGCGGGAGTTCCTCGGCGCCCCGGCGCATGGCGATATCAATGCCTATTTCGATGGCTTCCCGGAAAGATTCCGCAAGGAAATGATCGAAAGCGATCAGCAGGTGTTGGAGGGGAAGCCCGTCCAAAGCATCGAACGGTTCCCCGGGCCGGACGGCGCGATGCGCAGTTGGTGGGTCAACAAATTCCCGTTCACCGGCAAGCACGGGCAAAGGCTCATCGGTGGCATCGGCCTGGAAACCACGGAACGGGAAAAGGCGGAAGCGCGCACCCGCGTCTTCGCCGACATCTTCCGGAATATCCAGGTGGGCGTTTTCGTGTGGAAGCTGGAAGGCCCGATCGAAAGCGCCAGCTTCCGCTTGCTGGCCACCAATTCGGCCGCGGCCCGGATGACCAAGCTTTCCATCGAGGATCTCATCGGGAAGACCATGCAGGAGGCCTTCCCGGGGGTCCACCGATCGGGCTTGGCCCAAAGCTGCGCGCAGGTGATCGCCACCGGCCAGTCCCTCGAGCTCGGGGATGCTCCGTGCGGGGGACCCGGCTCCCTCTACACTTCCAAAGTCATCCCGCTGCCCAACGATACGGTGGCCGTGGTCTTCGAGAACGTGACCGAGGAGCGGAAGAACCGCGAAGTACTGCGGCAGAGCGTGGAACGCTTCGAGCTGATCGCCAGGGCCACCAACGACGCGGTTTGGGAATGGAAGCCGGCCGGCGGGGAAACCTGGTGGAACGAGCGCCTCTACCAGCTTTTCGGGTATCCGCCCGGAACCTTGCCCGGCATGGAAGCCTGGGAGGCCCGCCTGCACCCCGAGGACCGCGAACGGGCGCTGGCGTCCCTGCGACAGGTCCTGGAAGATGGCGCCCATACCTGGGTGCGGGAATACCGGATCTCGCGGCTGGACGGTTCCGTCGCGCACATCTACGAGCGCGGCTACGCGCTGCGGGACGAAGACGGCAAACCCATGCGCATGTTGGGAGCCATGCTCGACATCAGCGATCTGAAGCGGGCCGAGGCCGCCGTCCGCGAAAGCGAAAACCGCTACCGGCTCCTCTTCCTGAACAACCCCCAATCCATGTGGCTGTTCGATCCCGGGACCTTGCGCTTCCTGGACGTGAACGATGCCGCCCTGGCCCGCTATGGCTACACCCGCGGGGAATTCCTCGCGCTCAGCCTGAGGGACATTTGGGTCGAGGAGGACAGGCCCAAACTGGAACCGGTGATCGAGGAGTTGCGGCGGAAGCGTTCGCTCAGCGGGGTGCGCCGGCATCGCCTCAGGAACGGCACCGTCGTGCATGCCGAGGTCTTCTACCATTTCATCCGCTTCCCCGACCAAGACGCGGTTATCGCGCTTTCCAACGATATCACCGACAAGCTCGAAGCCTTGGAACGCTTGCGCCATAGCGAAGAACGTTACCGCACCTTGGCCGCCATCTCCCCCGTAGGCTTATATCGGGTCGATCTCAAGGGCCGATGGATTTTCGTAAACGAGCACATGTGCCGCCTCCTCGGCCGTAAGCCAGGGGAATTGGTGGGATCCGAAGCCCCTCCGATCATGCATTCCGACGATGCCGATTGGGTGAAAGAGGCCTGGTATGCCGCCCAAGCGGAAAAGCGGCCGTTCCACGCCGAGTACCGCGTCCTGGCCAAGGACGGCCGGATCATTTGGGTGATGGGAAACGCCCTGGCCGACAAGGCCCCCGACGGCACACCCATCGGTTTCGTAGGAACCATCACGGATATCACGGAGCGTAAGCAGGCGGAGATCCTCTTGGCCTGCCAAAAGCGGACCCTGGCCCTCATCGCTTCGGGCCTGCCCTTGCAGGACGTGCTGGAAAGCCTGGTGCAATCGGTGGAACGGGAGTCGGCGGGCGGGATGGGCGCGGTGCTGCTATTGGACGACCCGGCCGGGAGCCTGGCCTGGACCGCGTCGGCGGCGCTTCCGGAAGGTTTCCGTTCCCGTTGCGGCCCGATCCCGTTGGGCGAAGCCGGCGGCCCCCTGGGCCTTGCCGCCGAGCGGAAGGAATCGATCGTGTCCGCCGATTTGCCGCCGGATGGAACGGGACATCAGGGCCCGGCAAGGGAATTCGGCCTGCGCGCGTGTTCTGCCCGGCCCATCCTGGGATCCCACGGGGAGCTTCTGGGGGTTTTCGCTTTCTTCTACGGCCAGGCGGGCGAACCGCCCGCCTACGACACCCAACTCATGGAGACGGCTTCGGATCTGGCCGTGATCGCCGTCGAGCGCCATGGCCAGGAAGAGATCGCCCGCAAGAACCAGGATTTGCAAGAGCAGAACCTGCGCATCCTGGAAGCCAGCCGCATGAAAAGCGAGTTCCTGGCCAACATGTCCCATGAGTTGCGCACCCCGCTCAACGCCATCATCGGCTTTTCGCAATTGCTCATCGACCGCAAGGTGGGCCCGATGAACGATAAGCAGACGGAATACATGGGCGATATCCTGGACGGCGGGATGCATTTGCTCCGGCTCATCAATGACGTGCTCGACCTGGCCAAGATCGAGGCCGGCAAGATGCAACTCTACCGCGAGGAGATCAGCGTGGCCCAGGCCATGCGGGAAGTCTGCGACATCCTCTTGCCCATGGCGCTCGGGAAAAACGTAACGGTCCGGCACCAGGCCGGGCCCGGCGCGGACGAGGCCTTCTTGGACGGCCGTAAGGTCCGCCAGGTGCTTTACAATCTGGTCTCCAACGCCATCAAGTTCTCCAAGCAAGGCGGACGCGTCGAGGTCCGTTCCCGCGCCGATGGCCACGGCGGGCTCACCTTGGAAGTCGCCGATCAGGGCATCGGAATCCACCAGGATGACTTGGGTAAGCTTTTCCAGCAATTCCAACAGCTCGACTCGGGATCGGCCCGGCACTATCCGGGCACGGGCCTGGGCCTGGTCATCACCAAGAAACTGGTCGAGCTGCACGAGGGAACGGTCGCGGTGGAAAGCAAGCCGAACGTGGGGAGCGTTTTCTCCGCGCATTTCCCCCTCGTCCCCGGTGAGGAGTGA